Below is a window of Bradyrhizobium sp. CB82 DNA.
GGGCGACGCGCGATACGCTCGTCGTCGCGAGGGTGAGCGACGCGCCCAAGCCGGACGGCGTCATGGGCGATCCCGCCTGGTCGCGCGCGCGCCCCGTCTTCATCCGCACGCAGCAGGGTGCCAATCTCGGCGGATCGGGCGAATCGCTCGTGGAGGTGCGCGCCTTGCACGACGGTCAAAAGATCTATTTCGCCTTCCGCTGGGAGGATCCTACGCGCTCCCTGCGCCGCATTCCGATCATCAAGAAAGAGGATGGCTGGCATGTCCTCGACGAGCGTGCGGGCCTGCAAGACGCCATAGACTTCTACGAGGATAAACTGGCGGTCATCTTCTCGGATAATCCATCGCTCGGCGGCGCAGGCGCGACGGATCTCGGCGCCAACCCGCTGCCCGGCAAACCGATGCCGATCAACGGCCGGGGCTTCCACTACACGACGGATGGCAGCTACATAGACATGTGGCAATGGAAGGCATCGCGGGGAGGCATGCTCGGGCGTGTCGACAGCCAATATATCGGCCCGCCCTACGCCCCGACCTTGGACGAGCAAAATTACGATGCCCGCTACCAGGGGGGATATTGGAACAAGCCTGGTCGCTCTCTTTATTCGTATAATTTCAAGTTCATCCATAAGAACGACAAAGGGCCCGTCACGGTTCTGCGGCTTCCCAAGGACTGGAAAGCGCAGGTCGCAGCTCTCGGCAAATTCGATCTTAATCCCAACAGCAGCGACGACGAGAACGGCCGCTGGTACATGTTCGACTGGGAGAGCGAACGCTACACTCCAGAGGCCGACGCGAGGATTCCCGTTGGCACGATCCTGCCCGGCGTGATTATTGCCGGCGACAACGACGGAGAGCGGGCCAATGTCACCGGGGTGTCAAGATGGAGCAACGGACATTGGACACTCGAGCTGACGCGCAACATGAAAAGCGATGGCAGATATGACGAAGCGTTCGTGCCAGGCCACGATCTCTACATGTGGGTCGCTGTCTTCGATCATACACAGACGCGGCATGCGAGCCATAACCGCCCGGTGCGTGTCGTCACGCAGAAATAGACGTCTCATGGGGGCGACGTGTTCGACCAGAGGCCACTAGGGCGCGGCCGCGCTGAAACATGGCTTCGCGCTCGTCCGCGGATCGCTTTTTGGCTCGGCCAGCAGCGGCCTGCTCGCAGAAATTCGCAGCGCCTAGAGGCCTCGCGATGAAGAGGCATTGTCGGCTTGTTATCAACGGCAAGCTCGTCGAAGCCCGCGCTGGCGAAAGCCTGATCGATGCGGCGCTCGGCTGCTCGATTCTCGTTCCACACGACTGCAGATCGGGACAATGTCAGAGCTGCCGGGTGACGGTCGTTTCGGGCTCGGTCGATGACGGCGGTTCGGGCCATGGCCGCACTGTGCTCGCCTGCCAGGCCGCAGTCGCGGGCGATGCTGAGATCGAATTCGAAGAATTGCCGCTACCGATGAAGCGAGCGGGCGCCGTCACCGAGATCAACGAGCTCTCGCCGGAGATCGCCGAAGTCGTGCTGACGATCTCAGCGCCGCTCGAGTTTCGGCCCGGCCAATATGTGCGCGTCAAGTTTTCCGGCTATCCTGCACGCGAGTTCAGTCCGACCTTCAGGCTCGATGGTTCCTTCAAGCAAGTCGAACTCGTCTTCCACATCCGGCGCCTGCCCGACGGCACGGTGTCGGGGCAGCTCGGCAAAGCCATCAGGCCCGGCCATGCGGCGCATGTGCAAGGCCCCTTCGGACAAGCCTATCTACGACAGGGCCAGGGACCGCTGGTGCTGGTCGCCGGCGGAGCAGGCTGGGCCCCGATTTGGGCGCTCGCCCGCTCGGCGCGCTCGACCCAGCGCAACCGCGAGATGGCGGTCGTCGCCGGCAGCCGGGATGCCGATAATCTCTATATGCTTCCCTCGTTGCAGTGGCTGATTGACGACGGTGTCCGCGACGTCATTGCGACGACGGAGGTCGGGTCTACCCTGCCGATCAGGCCTGGGCGCCCATCGCACTACCTGCCCCTGCTCGGGCTGGAGGATACGGTCTACGTCGCCGGTCCCGTTGGTCTCGTCGAGATCGTGAAGAACAAGGCGCGCTCGGCCAATGCGCAATGCTACGCCGATCCTTTCCTGCCGAGCTCTCAAACCCCATCGCTGATGGACAAGATCACCCGTCTATGGCGAAGCCGGGAGCAGCCTCATCGCCCCGGTCTGTGAGCCGATGCCGAGCTCGGCAGCGCCGGCGGCCGTCGAGCCCCGGCCGGCTCACGGCTTGACGGGCAGACTACCGAGGCTGGTGATGACGTCGGCCGCCTTCTGCGCATCGGCAAAGCGTAGAAAGGCCAAGGCGTCCGGATCCTGCAACGTGTTTAAATAGATCAGCGCCAGCACCACGCTCGAGGGATAATCCGCGTCGGTCGGGTAGTGGCCATCCACGCGAAGCACTGTGAGCCCCTGTTCCAACGGCCGCGAGAAGGGACCGAAGCCGATCGCGCCCTGAACATCGCGAACCGTCTCGATCGCTTCCTGTGTGGTTGTTGCCGTCTTCGATTTCTCGGTGATCTCGAGATCATGCCAGCCGGGCATGCTGGCCCGTAGCACGGTGAGAGTACTGTCCTGGTCCTCGCGCCGCACGACGCGGATGCGCATATCGGCTCCGCCCAGCTCCTTCCAATTCGTAAGGCGGCCCGAATAGATCGCAACGAGCTGATCGCTCGTAACGGCACTCACTCCACAGCCGGGATGGACGATGAAAGCCGAGGGCAGGCGGGCGATCGCCTTGTAGACGATGCCGGAAGCCGCTTCGGCGTCGGTCAGGCGGCGTGCGACGCGCCCTAAGATCGCCTTACCGGACCCCACGGCCGCGATGCCTCCGCCAGAACCGATGCTCGGCGGGACCTCGACCTGTGCCGATCCGTCCTGCTGCATGAAGCTCGCGGCGATGGCGCGCAGGACATCGATGCCGTCTCCGGTCCCGACGATGTCGAGCCTACGTGTTTCGGCGCTAGCGGCATTCACCCCCGCAAGGCAGAGGCCCAAAAATGCTGCCGTTATCCTCGAAAATGCCATGGCAAACCCCTTCGAACCAGGTGCGCAATCTGGCAAAGAAACCTAAACCATCTGTTGTCGCAACGCCGTGCCTTTTGGAATCATCAGTGTGGCGGACAGAATGTAAAAAGCACAAAATCTGAGGGTTTCGAAAAACCATTTGCTAATTAACCCGCCACAAATAGACGATAAATAGACGATTTAGGGTGCTTCACTCGCCTAAAATCGGCGCCTGGAAGACGCTCAGTTGGGGGCCTCAGTGAGCACATTGACCAGCCCCCGTAAGTTCAGGGTGCTGGTAGTGGTGGCGACTGACACGGATATGGCAAAGGCATCGAGGGCGCCACCCCGCTGGCGTCGTTGGACCGTTCCGTCCGGGGTTCCGAGTTTCCCCTCGTCTATCGCCATGCGCCTTGTTGCCGTCGTGCTCGCGACCGGCGTCCTTGGGCTCGGCCTCATCGGCGGCTTGACGGCCCTACGCCTGCAGCAGCAACTGAGGCATCAGGCTGCGGCACTGGGTGAACTCTCAGAAGACCAGCTCGCTCATCGCCTCGACGGCGAGGCGCAGTTGGCGCGAGCGCGACTCGAGGTCCTGGGCGCGGAAACCGCATCTCGCCTGCGTCAGATCGCTCAGCGCGCCGATATCGCCAAGGCGGTCGCCTCGAACAACGATGTGACTATCCGCGAGCTGCTCAGCATCGTTGCTTCGACCTCCGGCTTCGAAAGGCTGATCGCCTTCGACGAAACCGGTCGCGTGATCGGTGCCAATACGCCCCTCGACCTCCTCGCTCTGAACGGGGCGCTCGAGGGAACCGCCCTCTCCGTCAATCTTGGGGCGATCATCAAGGACAATAGCCGCTCGCACCCGCAGGGTGAGGAAGGCACCTATGAGCTCAAATTGCGTGAATTGTCAGCGCTCGGGCTGCCGCAGCGCCACACTATCGCGCACACCGCGATCGAGCCCGTGTTCGATGACTTCGGCGACCTTATCGGTGCGCTTGTCGCCATCCGACCGCTCGGGCGCACGGAGCGGACTCTCGAGAACTTCACTTCGTTAGCTAACGCCGGCGTGGTCATCATCACGGGTGACAACGAGATCGTGTCTTCCGCGGGGCCTGAAGGGGTGAGGTTCAGCGGCGCCAAGACGCGTTTGGCCGGACTGCAGCGGTCGGATGACGGCAACTACGTCGCGCGCTGTGTCGAATACGAGGCGACGCTCAAGGTGTGTACGTTTGCGAGCGCATCGCTCGTGACGACGACACGCGACCAGATGTTCCAGATCGGCGCATCCCATACGCGTTCGCTGATGTGGCAGTTCCTGGCATCCGCGGCGCTGGCGCTCGGTGCCTTGGTCGTCGCGCTATTGGCCGCCGTTAGGCACCTCACGAAAGGACTTTCAGCGCTCGCCAAGACCGCACAGGAAATCGCGGGTGGCAATCTCGACGTGCCGTTCCGCGCAACGGGCATCGGCGAGGTCCGCGGCCTCGGCCTCGCATTCGAGCGAATGCTGACGCATTTGCAGGCTAGTACTCGACGAATTCGTCAGCTCGCTTTCTACGATACGGTGAGCCGCCTTCCCAATCGGGAGAAGATGCGCGTCGATGCGCCTGCGCTCATCGGCGCGGAAGAGGGCGGAGCGCTGTTCTTCCTCGACCTCGATGGCTTCAAGTCAATCAATGACACTTTCGGGCACAAGGCTGGCGACGAGCTGCTCAGGATGGTGGCCGAGCGCTTGAGCAATTTGCTGACGTCCAAGGGCCCTGCCGGCAAATGTCTGCTCGCCCGGGTCGGGGGCGACGAGTTCGTCGCCATCATCGCTGGGGTGAAGACGGTCGAGGCCGCGAGCCTCTGGGCCCGCGAGATGATCGAGACGCTGCAAGTTTCCTTCAAGCTCCAGAGCAACCATGCGACCATCGGCGTCAGCATCGGCATTGCGATCTGTCCCACCCACGGCACAAGTTATGACGATCTGCTGATCCGCGCCGACCTTGCGATGTACGTCGCGAAGAACTCGGGACGCAATACCTACGCGTTCTTCACTCCGGATCTCGCAGAGGTCGCGCGTGCCCGCCATGCGCTCGAAACCGATCTCGCCTTGGCGATCCGCAATGAAGAGCTCGTCGTCCATTACCAGCCCAAGGTGTCCTGCGTGGATGGTCGCATCCTAGGGGTGGAGGCGCTGGCACGCTGGCACCACCCGAAGGAGGGCGACATTCCTCCTCAGCGCTTCATCAAGATCGCGGAGGAGATCGGCCTCATCATGGAGATCGATCGCTTCGTGCTCAGGCGCGCGCTCGCCGAAATCGGGGGCTTGATCCGGGCCGGCTCGAACCTCGTGCTCGCCGTCAATGTCGCGGCGACGGAAATCGAGGACCCGCTGTTCATCAAGGATATCGTCACGACCGTTCGCGAGGCCGACTTCCCGCCGCCACACCTCGAGATCGAGGTCACCGAGTCGGTCGCAATGCGCAATCCTGATGTCGTGCGCGAGAGAATAAGCCTGCTCAGGCAATTGGGCATACGCTTCGCGATGGACGATTTCGGAGCCGGCTATTCGAATCTGTCGACGATGGCAAGGCTCCCCTTCGACGCCGTGAAGCTCGATCGCACGCTTGTGGCGGGTGTCGCGGAAGATCGCGAAAAGCAGATGATCCTTCGCTTGGCGCTCGGACTTGCAGACGAATTGGGGTTCGAAACGGTCGTAGAAGGCGTTGAAACGTCCGAAGATCTTCGGTTCGCGGCCGAAAACGGCGCGACCATGGCGCAAGGTTACATTTTTTCTCCGCCGCTGTCGCTCGAAGAGTTCGCCGTTCTGCTCCAGCCGAGCCTTATGGCTTCGGCGGGCGAAGTGGTGCCCAGGCGAGACGGAGCGGAGCGGCGAACTGTGATCCACAGAGGCGTCGGCGACGGCACAGGCCGAGTCCTAGCGGGGCCCGGCTGCGATCAACAGCTTGCGTGTCCGGACGTTGGCTCATTGTCCAGATGGTAGGCCGTGGCAAGACGATGTCCACCTCCGCCGACGATCACCACGTCGTAGAGCTGGGGTTCGCGCCACGTGCGAGCCCAGTGTCGGTTGCCCGTCAGGCCGCGCCGCAGGATAGAGAGGGCCGAGTAGTGGCTCATGCGGCCTCCTCGTGGTACTCTGTGCTTTCGCGCAGCACGTCGAGCACCTCGTCGTGCGTCAGCAATCCCCGCTCAAAGCTAGATCGATGAACGGCCGCCGTTCCGCCACCAAGACATGCACGAGCTTGGCGACGCTGGCGTACCCCAGTTTCGGAACGAAAACTGTCGCCATGCCGGATGACCGGATGAGGTTCTGAAGCGAATGGTCGCGGTCGGCTGCCGGCGATGCACTTATCGGCAACAATCCTGGTCGACTTCGAAAGAAGCTCGATGGAATCGAAAAGGCGGGACGCAATCACTGGCTCAAAATGGTTGATTTCGAGCTGGCCCGGGGGCGACGCCAGCGACACTGCCAACGACCGCGAACGCCACCCTGCTGCATCATCATGTCAGCCACACGTCTATACGAGAAGTGGTTTCGAGCTGACGCAGTTTGCGTCTAGAAGATCACGCTGCGGTCCTGGCTGCGCATTTTCCAGTTCCGCTATGATGCGGGCTCTTTCCGCGTTCAGATCGTCGTCAATGCGGGATTGTGAGCGTCGTCCCATGGCACTCTCCTTTCCCTGTTGAATTGGGCGGGAGCGCAACCGGCGTTCTTCCCACCGATCAAAGCACGGTGCTGGGCGGTGATAGAACAAATGTGCACCCCGAACCGGAGCGACGCCAGACCAAAAGTTAACCCGGCAAACCGTCTGTTGGGGGTCAATTGCGCTCGTGGCAGATGGGTCCGCTTCGCCAACGACAGCCGACCCAAGCGTAGGAGCGTGCAACTTCGCCCTCGGGGCCATGTGTGGACATCAGGGAACTTCCCGGGGAAGCGGACGTGAATCTGGCTTTGCCAAAGGGACATAGCGCCCCGACATTTGGTGTCACGGTTGCGCGCAGACGCATTCAATCTTAGCCGGAAAAGGATAGCGAGATGACGGAACGAATTTCGTTGGAGGGGAAGGTCGCGGTCGTGACCGGGGCAGGCCGCGGGCTGGGGCGGGCATACGTCGAACTCCTCGCCGAACGCGGGGCCCGGGTCGTGGTGAACGACCTGGGGACCGACGTATCGGGGTTCGGGAAGGACTCCACGATAGCGGAACAGGTCGCCGACCTCATTCGGTCGCGTGGAGGCGAGGCCATCGCGAATGACAGCGATGTCTCCAGTCCTGAAGGTGGCAGCGACTTGATCGCGACGACCATCAAGCATTTCGGGAGAGTAGACCTTCTCGTGAACAACGCTGGTATCTGCGGAAGCCAGCTATTCGAGGACGCCACCCTTGATGATTTCGATCACTATTGGCGCGTGCACCTCGGCGGGCCGGTCAACACGGTGAAGGCTGCCTGGCCGTACATGGTCGCACAGCACTATGGGAAGATCATCCTCACGACTTCGGTCGCCGGGCTGCTCGGAATACGGGGCCAAGCCACCTATGCGGCGGCGAAGTGCGCAGTCGTCGGATTGATGCGCATTCTTGCAATTGAAGGTGCCGAGCATGGGATTCTCGTGAACACCATTTCGCCAGCCGGGTATACGAGGATGCACCCGGCGGCGGTTGCGGATCCCGCCTGGCTGAAGCAGAGCGAAGCCACCATGCCGGTTGAGGCTGTTGCGCCAGCGATCGTCTTGCTGGCAAGCGATGGTTGTTCAGAGACGAACCGCATCTACAACGTGGAAGCTGGAGCAATCCAACGTATCGCTATCGTCATGGGACCCGGCTTCAATGATCCACATCTGACACCCGAGAACATCGCCGAGAACTACGCAAAGGTCGAATCGATCGAGGGCTTCTTCGAGCCGGGTCCGTTCGAGCCCGGTCAGATACCCGCAACGGCGAAGTCTTGAGGAACGAGGTTAGGTCATGGCAACGTTCGACTCTGGCAGACAGCGTTAATCTATGAACTTCTACGCAAGTCATCAGCGGGCCGCTCCAGCGGCGGAGCTACACTGGCCGCCCAAGCAGACCTGCTGAGGATCAGTTGAGGGTCAAGAAGAACTCAACGCGAGCAATCCGGTCAGCTATGCTCCGTTGAACGGACCTCAATGAGGCGTGTCGCCACTTCGGTGATGGGCACAGCAACGGACTCATGCAGTGCAAAATGGCGACGCGTCGGTCGCGCGCTCTGCGAGCCGCTTCCGGTGTGCCCCTACGACTGGAGCACCCGCGGGGCGGTCTAGCCCGCATTTTTCACAGCGTTGAGGCGCATCGGGGCGCGAATCAGCGAAAGTTCTTTTGCGAGAAGGACTTTGCGATGATTCAAGGAATGCCCCGATGCCAACAGAGTGTAGCGCAGAGCAGTTTGATTTTGGAAGGGTTGAAGGTCGGGCTGTGGAAGCGGCCTTTGATGCTGGCCTGGTGACGTCGGATGCCGGAGCGCTGCTGCTGGGCGCGACGGATCGGGCGATCGATCTGGTGGGTCGCTTTGCGGATTGCTTTCGCGATCATCGTCGTCAGCACCTGATCGAGCATGCGGTCGGCACGTTGATCGGGCAGCGGGTCTTCGGCATCGCGCTCGGCTATGAAGATCTCAACGACCATGACGAATTGCGGCACGATCCGCTGATGGCGGTGCTTTCGGGCAAGCTTGCGGCCCGGCGCGGGGACTGCGCACCGGTGGCCGGCAAGTCGACGCTGAACCGGCTGGAGCTGAGCCAAAGCGAACCTTCACGCTATCACAAGATCGCCCATGACACGGCGGCGATCGAGGCACTGCCGGTGACGCTGTTCCTGGAGGCGCACACGCGACCGCCGGCGCAGATCATCCTCGATCTCGATGCCACCGACGACCCGCTGCACGGGCATCAGGAGGGGCGCTTCTTCCACGGCTATTACGACTGCTACTGCTATCTGCCGCTGTACGTGTTCTGCGGCCGGCATCTGTTGGCGGCCAAGCTGCGCCCCTCCGACATCGACGCGAGCGCGGGCAGCATCGCGGAGGTCGAGCGGCTTGTCCGGCAGATCCGCGCCCGCTGGCCGTTCGTGCGCATCGTGCTGCGGGCGGACTCGGGCTTTGCGCGCGAGGCGCTGATGGCGTGGTGCGAGCACAACCGCGTGGACTATCTGTTCGGGCTCGCCCGCAACACGCGCCTGGTCGCCACGATCGCAGACGAACTGGCAACGGCTCAAGCTGCGGCCGAGAAGACCGGCCGCCCGGCGCGCCGCTTCAAGGACTTCCAGTGGAGCACGCTCGACACCTGGAGCCGAAGGCGCCGCGTCGTCGC
It encodes the following:
- a CDS encoding ethylbenzene dehydrogenase-related protein — its product is MSLVTGIRIAADALHAPFSKWLAPVLPQGEIFSWHFLAGLAVFFCGAAYVAYLARSGLVERNSPKKTRILAMRAPTRLKWGAVNIILHWFVYALVIFLTGTGVMMYLGYGGWWAYLHSTAAFVALVYIFAHVAAHYLYGGWLQIFRVFRPTRLAITKAVRPRPLLVAAAIGLAVACGVAGLDWATRDTLVVARVSDAPKPDGVMGDPAWSRARPVFIRTQQGANLGGSGESLVEVRALHDGQKIYFAFRWEDPTRSLRRIPIIKKEDGWHVLDERAGLQDAIDFYEDKLAVIFSDNPSLGGAGATDLGANPLPGKPMPINGRGFHYTTDGSYIDMWQWKASRGGMLGRVDSQYIGPPYAPTLDEQNYDARYQGGYWNKPGRSLYSYNFKFIHKNDKGPVTVLRLPKDWKAQVAALGKFDLNPNSSDDENGRWYMFDWESERYTPEADARIPVGTILPGVIIAGDNDGERANVTGVSRWSNGHWTLELTRNMKSDGRYDEAFVPGHDLYMWVAVFDHTQTRHASHNRPVRVVTQK
- a CDS encoding 2Fe-2S iron-sulfur cluster-binding protein, coding for MKRHCRLVINGKLVEARAGESLIDAALGCSILVPHDCRSGQCQSCRVTVVSGSVDDGGSGHGRTVLACQAAVAGDAEIEFEELPLPMKRAGAVTEINELSPEIAEVVLTISAPLEFRPGQYVRVKFSGYPAREFSPTFRLDGSFKQVELVFHIRRLPDGTVSGQLGKAIRPGHAAHVQGPFGQAYLRQGQGPLVLVAGGAGWAPIWALARSARSTQRNREMAVVAGSRDADNLYMLPSLQWLIDDGVRDVIATTEVGSTLPIRPGRPSHYLPLLGLEDTVYVAGPVGLVEIVKNKARSANAQCYADPFLPSSQTPSLMDKITRLWRSREQPHRPGL
- a CDS encoding substrate-binding domain-containing protein; the encoded protein is MAFSRITAAFLGLCLAGVNAASAETRRLDIVGTGDGIDVLRAIAASFMQQDGSAQVEVPPSIGSGGGIAAVGSGKAILGRVARRLTDAEAASGIVYKAIARLPSAFIVHPGCGVSAVTSDQLVAIYSGRLTNWKELGGADMRIRVVRREDQDSTLTVLRASMPGWHDLEITEKSKTATTTQEAIETVRDVQGAIGFGPFSRPLEQGLTVLRVDGHYPTDADYPSSVVLALIYLNTLQDPDALAFLRFADAQKAADVITSLGSLPVKP
- a CDS encoding EAL domain-containing protein — its product is MRLVAVVLATGVLGLGLIGGLTALRLQQQLRHQAAALGELSEDQLAHRLDGEAQLARARLEVLGAETASRLRQIAQRADIAKAVASNNDVTIRELLSIVASTSGFERLIAFDETGRVIGANTPLDLLALNGALEGTALSVNLGAIIKDNSRSHPQGEEGTYELKLRELSALGLPQRHTIAHTAIEPVFDDFGDLIGALVAIRPLGRTERTLENFTSLANAGVVIITGDNEIVSSAGPEGVRFSGAKTRLAGLQRSDDGNYVARCVEYEATLKVCTFASASLVTTTRDQMFQIGASHTRSLMWQFLASAALALGALVVALLAAVRHLTKGLSALAKTAQEIAGGNLDVPFRATGIGEVRGLGLAFERMLTHLQASTRRIRQLAFYDTVSRLPNREKMRVDAPALIGAEEGGALFFLDLDGFKSINDTFGHKAGDELLRMVAERLSNLLTSKGPAGKCLLARVGGDEFVAIIAGVKTVEAASLWAREMIETLQVSFKLQSNHATIGVSIGIAICPTHGTSYDDLLIRADLAMYVAKNSGRNTYAFFTPDLAEVARARHALETDLALAIRNEELVVHYQPKVSCVDGRILGVEALARWHHPKEGDIPPQRFIKIAEEIGLIMEIDRFVLRRALAEIGGLIRAGSNLVLAVNVAATEIEDPLFIKDIVTTVREADFPPPHLEIEVTESVAMRNPDVVRERISLLRQLGIRFAMDDFGAGYSNLSTMARLPFDAVKLDRTLVAGVAEDREKQMILRLALGLADELGFETVVEGVETSEDLRFAAENGATMAQGYIFSPPLSLEEFAVLLQPSLMASAGEVVPRRDGAERRTVIHRGVGDGTGRVLAGPGCDQQLACPDVGSLSRW
- a CDS encoding SDR family NAD(P)-dependent oxidoreductase, encoding MTERISLEGKVAVVTGAGRGLGRAYVELLAERGARVVVNDLGTDVSGFGKDSTIAEQVADLIRSRGGEAIANDSDVSSPEGGSDLIATTIKHFGRVDLLVNNAGICGSQLFEDATLDDFDHYWRVHLGGPVNTVKAAWPYMVAQHYGKIILTTSVAGLLGIRGQATYAAAKCAVVGLMRILAIEGAEHGILVNTISPAGYTRMHPAAVADPAWLKQSEATMPVEAVAPAIVLLASDGCSETNRIYNVEAGAIQRIAIVMGPGFNDPHLTPENIAENYAKVESIEGFFEPGPFEPGQIPATAKS
- a CDS encoding IS1380 family transposase, with the translated sequence MPTECSAEQFDFGRVEGRAVEAAFDAGLVTSDAGALLLGATDRAIDLVGRFADCFRDHRRQHLIEHAVGTLIGQRVFGIALGYEDLNDHDELRHDPLMAVLSGKLAARRGDCAPVAGKSTLNRLELSQSEPSRYHKIAHDTAAIEALPVTLFLEAHTRPPAQIILDLDATDDPLHGHQEGRFFHGYYDCYCYLPLYVFCGRHLLAAKLRPSDIDASAGSIAEVERLVRQIRARWPFVRIVLRADSGFAREALMAWCEHNRVDYLFGLARNTRLVATIADELATAQAAAEKTGRPARRFKDFQWSTLDTWSRRRRVVAKAEWTQGEANPRFVVTSLKRSEAGARQLYEDIYCARGEMENRIKECQLDLYADRTSAATMRANQLRLWFASMAYVLICALRRIGLAETTFADATCGTIRLKLLKIGALVRISVRRIKIAMASACPAAQQWSIAARRLAEAARARASPA